One window from the genome of Maylandia zebra isolate NMK-2024a linkage group LG18, Mzebra_GT3a, whole genome shotgun sequence encodes:
- the LOC101484639 gene encoding zona pellucida sperm-binding protein 4 translates to MKFFKLLFSVVVVCVCCVTAQHSWKIPLQKPQTSHSFQWFQQQSNVPPTAAPLNKCLVEEAQKLRCGTPDLTPEQCEKMNCCFDGLRCYYGKTVTVQCTRDGQFVVVVARDATLPPIELDSIDLLETDDVFCTSVDSTSAFAIFQFPVTACGTTVTEEDGFVVYENHMSSSYEVGVGLKGSITRDSHFELLFQCRYSGTATEALILEVSPVPPPVPVAAAGPLRVELRLGSGQCRTKGCVEEVAAYSSFYAPSDYPITKVLREPVYVEVRILARSDPNIILNLEHCWATANPNPDSLPQWDLLFNGCPYHDDKFLTTVVHVDSSSGLQYPTHHKRFVIKMFTFVDPNDFFPQQDRVFIHCTTAVCYPTSMDSCEQYCHRQRRAVSAARKVSQSQRGLVSSGEVILTEKTTAALNAKLKG, encoded by the exons ATGAAGTTTTTCAAGCTGCTGTTTAGTGTTGtggttgtttgtgtttgttgtgttacTGCGCAGCATTCCTGGAAGATTCCTCTGCAGAAACCTCAAACTTCTCATTCTTTTCAGTGGTTTCAACAACAGTCAAATGTCCCTCCAACTGCAGCTCCTCTTAATAAATGCCTGGTAGAGGAGGCTCAGAAGCTCCGGTGTGGGACTCCAGATTTGacccctgaacaatgtgaaaaaATGAACTGCTGCTTTGATGGGCTACGGTGCTACTATGGGAAAACAG TGACTGTGCAGTGTACCAGGGATGGCCAGTTTGTGGTGGTTGTGGCTAGAGATGCCACCCTGCCACCTATAGAGCTGGACTCAATCGACCTGCTGGAGACTGACGATGTCTTCTGTACCTCTGTCGACAGCACCTCTGCCTTTGCCATCTTTCAGTTCCCTGTGACAGCATGTGGCACCACAGTTACG GAGGAGGATGGTTTTGTTGTTTATGAAAACCACATGTCGTCGTCTTATGAAGTAGGAGTTGGCCTAAAAGGCTCAATCACCAGGGACAGCCATTTTGA GCTACTGTTCCAGTGTCGGTACTCCGGCACAGCCACAGAGGCTCTCATCCTGGAGGTGAGCCCTGTTCCTCCTCCCGTACCGGTTGCTGCTGCAGGACCTCTCAGAGTGGAGCTCAGACTGGGAAGTGGACAGTGCCGCACAAAAGGATGTGTGGAGG AAGTGGCAGCGTACAGCTCCTTCTATGCCCCGTCAGACTACCCAATCACCAAAGTGTTACGGGAACCCGTCTATGTTGAGGTGCGCATCTTGGCAAGGTCCGACCCAAATATCATTCTGAACTTGGAGCACTGCTGGGCCACTGCCAATCCAAATCCTGACAGCCTGCCACAGTGGGACCTTCTGTTTAATGG GTGTCCATACCATGATGACAAATTCCTGACCACAGTGGTTCATGTGGACAGCTCCTCTGGGCTTCAGTACCCGACGCACCACAAACGTTTTGTCATAAAGATGTTTACATTTGTGGATCCAAACGACTTCTTTCCACAGCAAGACCGG gtgttcaTCCACTGCACCACAGCTGTTTGCTATCCAACCAGCATGGACTCTTGTGAGCAGTACTGTCATCGACAGC GAAGAGCAGTATCTGCAGCAAGGAAAGTTTCCCAGAGCCAGAGGGGCCTAGTCTCAAGTGGTGAAGTGATCCTGACTGAGAAGACCACAGCAGCACTGAACGCTAAACTGAAAGGATGA